From a region of the Thermincola ferriacetica genome:
- a CDS encoding reverse transcriptase domain-containing protein, with the protein MRPLGIPTVRDRVIQMAVKMVIEPIFEADFKNCSFGFRPKLSAKDALDRVRKACNRKGNWVVDVDIQGYFDNINQEKLMMLIRNAD; encoded by the coding sequence ATGCGGCCATTAGGGATACCAACAGTACGGGACAGAGTAATACAAATGGCAGTGAAGATGGTGATTGAGCCGATATTCGAAGCAGACTTCAAGAACTGTTCCTTCGGATTTCGCCCGAAGTTAAGTGCAAAAGATGCACTGGACCGTGTGAGGAAAGCATGTAACCGCAAAGGGAACTGGGTAGTTGACGTTGATATCCAGGGCTACTTTGATAACATTAATCAGGAGAAGCTGATGATGTTGATAAGAAATGCGGATTAA
- a CDS encoding reverse transcriptase domain-containing protein, with translation MRINDKRILKLIRKWLKAGVMEEGNLTRTEKGTPQGGVISPLLSNIYLNVLDLLWEKHCTQYGELTRYADDLVVVCKTKKNAEKAMEMINAIMKKLDLTLHPIKTKLVGMWTGEQGFDFL, from the coding sequence ATGCGGATTAATGATAAAAGAATACTAAAACTCATACGGAAATGGCTGAAAGCGGGAGTCATGGAGGAAGGGAATCTGACCAGAACCGAAAAAGGAACGCCACAGGGAGGAGTCATATCCCCTTTACTGTCAAACATTTACCTTAACGTACTGGATTTACTGTGGGAGAAACATTGCACGCAGTATGGAGAACTAACGAGGTATGCGGATGACCTGGTGGTGGTCTGCAAGACCAAGAAGAACGCAGAGAAAGCCATGGAAATGATTAACGCCATTATGAAGAAGCTAGACCTGACCTTGCATCCCATCAAGACAAAGCTAGTCGGGATGTGGACAGGGGAACAAGGTTTTGACTTCCTGTGA